From a region of the Rhipicephalus microplus isolate Deutch F79 chromosome X, USDA_Rmic, whole genome shotgun sequence genome:
- the LOC142776565 gene encoding uncharacterized protein LOC142776565: protein MPCRPAVQATAATAVYRGASTMAEPTRSLGRVSSAYHGTAGPAVEASKSGSHTLRCPDEQGGSSLVAGERISADFVLPEKTLTSRSAVTKGTCVTGRSQDCSDGTV from the exons atgccatgccgtccggcggtccaagctacggcagctactgctgtgtatcgtggtgcttcaacaatggcagaacctacaagaagcctgggacgagtttcttccgcataccacgggacggcag gacctgcggtagaggcttcaaaaagcggctcccacacattgaggtgccccgatgaacagg gtggcagctcccttgtagctggtgaaagaatttctgctgacttcgtcttgccggagaaaaccttaaccagtcgttcagctgtcacaaaaggaacttgtgtgaccg gccgctcgcaagattgttccgacggCACTGTctga